In the genome of Hyphomonas sp. Mor2, one region contains:
- a CDS encoding 2-oxoacid:ferredoxin oxidoreductase subunit beta, producing the protein MTSFLKPKIRRHNEPLNELGLARVDYEGNMSTLCAGCGHDSVTAAIVRAFYELSIPPHRALKISGIGCSSKTTSYFMNDSHGANTVHGRMPSFATGALSANNDLPTIGISGDGDSLSIGLGQMAHAMRRNVNMLYMLENNGVYGLTKGQFSASADLGSLPKKGDPNEFPAIDPVAFALSVGATFIARSFSGDRKQLVSLIKAGLKHKGFAIIDVISPCVSFNDHKGSTKSYAHTYEFYSKAVHADYIAPSQEIVAAYDEGEVMPVELHDGGYIQLRKLDADYDPTDRGAAFNRVMDSERKNEILTGLLFIDEKQPDLHETQNMEARPLNEIPYTELNPGADALSALQAEFR; encoded by the coding sequence ATGACCTCGTTTCTGAAACCCAAGATCCGCCGCCATAATGAGCCGTTGAATGAGCTCGGCCTCGCCCGCGTCGATTATGAAGGCAACATGTCGACGCTGTGCGCCGGTTGTGGCCATGACAGTGTGACCGCCGCGATTGTCCGAGCGTTTTACGAACTCTCGATCCCGCCGCACCGGGCGCTGAAGATTTCCGGGATTGGCTGCTCGTCCAAGACGACAAGCTATTTCATGAATGACTCGCATGGCGCGAATACAGTGCACGGGCGCATGCCGTCTTTTGCGACCGGAGCGCTGTCCGCGAACAATGATCTGCCGACCATCGGGATATCCGGCGACGGAGACAGTCTCTCCATCGGCCTCGGTCAGATGGCGCATGCCATGCGGCGCAATGTGAACATGCTCTACATGCTCGAGAATAATGGCGTGTACGGGCTCACCAAGGGCCAGTTCTCGGCCTCTGCCGATCTTGGTTCCTTGCCCAAGAAGGGCGACCCGAACGAGTTTCCGGCGATTGATCCGGTGGCCTTTGCGCTCTCGGTGGGTGCGACTTTCATTGCCCGAAGTTTCTCAGGTGACCGAAAGCAATTGGTCTCACTGATCAAGGCCGGTTTGAAGCATAAGGGCTTTGCGATCATTGACGTGATCAGCCCCTGCGTGAGCTTCAATGATCATAAGGGCTCAACCAAATCCTATGCTCACACATACGAGTTCTACTCCAAGGCCGTGCATGCCGACTATATCGCGCCGAGCCAGGAAATCGTCGCCGCTTATGATGAGGGCGAGGTGATGCCGGTCGAGTTGCACGATGGCGGCTATATTCAACTGCGCAAGCTCGATGCCGACTATGATCCAACCGATCGCGGTGCGGCGTTCAATCGGGTCATGGACAGTGAACGTAAGAACGAGATCCTGACCGGCTTGCTCTTTATCGACGAGAAGCAGCCCGACCTGCACGAAACGCAGAATATGGAAGCGCGGCCACTGAACGAGATTCCGTATACGGAGCTCAATCCCGGGGCGGACGCTTTATCGGCGCTTCAGGCGGAATTTCGGTAG